A genomic segment from Thermus sp. LT1-2-5 encodes:
- the lysS gene encoding lysine--tRNA ligase: protein MNEQTRQRLLNLEALVEAGFTPYPYRYPKTHSAQELLKAKAGAPPETEWPEEVSLAGRLVALRRMGKVTFAHLLDESGKIQLYFQKDLTPQYELLKKLDVGDILGVKGTLFTTKTGEVTVKVLSWTPLVKSLHPLPDKWHGIRDKEVRYRQRYLDLIVNPEAREVFRRRTAMVRYIRRFFEERGFLEVETPILQPTTGGAEARPFKTYHNALDHEFYLRISLELYLKRLLVGGFEKVFEIGRNFRNEGIDHNHNPEFTMLEAYWAYADYQDMAALVEELLSGLVLHLFGSYQVPYQGRILDFTPPFKRISFVESLKEKAGLPFDPLDLDRLRLWADAHHPELAQVPSYKLLDKLFGLYVEPHLQDPTFVFDFPLAISPLAKRHREKPGLTERWDLYAAGMELAPAYSELNDPLDQRERFLEQARRRKEGDEEAPEPDEDFLLALEHGMPPAAGLGLGLDRLAMILTDQPSLRDVLLFPLLKPKRELAEEEA from the coding sequence ATGAACGAGCAGACGCGCCAACGCCTTCTCAACCTGGAAGCCCTGGTGGAGGCGGGCTTTACCCCCTACCCTTACCGCTACCCCAAGACCCATAGCGCCCAGGAACTCCTAAAGGCCAAGGCCGGCGCTCCCCCGGAAACCGAGTGGCCGGAAGAGGTGTCCCTGGCGGGGCGCCTCGTGGCCTTAAGGCGGATGGGCAAGGTTACCTTCGCCCACCTCCTGGACGAAAGCGGAAAAATCCAGCTCTACTTCCAAAAAGACCTCACCCCCCAGTACGAGCTCTTGAAGAAGCTGGACGTGGGGGACATCCTGGGGGTAAAGGGCACCCTGTTCACCACCAAGACCGGGGAGGTCACGGTCAAGGTCCTCTCCTGGACCCCCCTGGTGAAAAGCCTCCATCCCTTGCCGGACAAGTGGCACGGCATCCGGGACAAGGAGGTGCGCTACCGCCAGCGTTACCTGGACCTCATCGTCAACCCCGAGGCGCGGGAGGTCTTCCGGCGGCGCACGGCCATGGTGCGCTACATCCGCCGCTTCTTTGAGGAAAGGGGCTTCCTGGAGGTGGAAACCCCCATCCTCCAACCCACCACGGGGGGCGCCGAGGCCAGGCCCTTCAAGACCTACCACAACGCCCTAGACCACGAGTTCTATCTGCGCATCTCCTTGGAGCTCTACCTCAAGCGGCTTCTGGTGGGGGGCTTTGAAAAGGTCTTTGAGATCGGCCGCAACTTCCGCAACGAGGGCATCGACCACAACCACAACCCTGAGTTCACCATGCTGGAGGCCTACTGGGCCTACGCCGACTACCAGGACATGGCCGCCTTGGTGGAGGAACTCCTTTCCGGCCTCGTCCTCCACCTCTTCGGGAGCTACCAGGTCCCCTATCAGGGCCGCATCCTGGACTTCACCCCGCCCTTCAAGCGCATCTCCTTTGTGGAAAGTCTGAAGGAGAAAGCCGGCCTCCCCTTTGACCCCCTGGACCTGGACCGGCTTCGCCTCTGGGCCGATGCCCACCACCCTGAGCTCGCCCAGGTCCCCAGCTACAAGCTTCTGGACAAGCTCTTCGGCCTTTACGTGGAGCCCCACCTGCAAGACCCCACCTTCGTCTTCGACTTCCCCCTGGCCATCAGCCCCCTGGCCAAGCGCCACCGGGAAAAGCCCGGCCTCACCGAGCGCTGGGACCTCTACGCCGCCGGGATGGAGCTCGCCCCCGCCTACTCCGAGCTCAACGACCCCTTGGACCAACGGGAGCGCTTCTTGGAGCAGGCAAGAAGGCGCAAGGAAGGGGACGAGGAAGCCCCCGAGCCCGACGAGGACTTCCTCTTGGCCCTGGAACACGGCATGCCCCCAGCGGCGGGGCTCGGTCTGGGCCTGGACCGCTTGGCCATGATCCTCACCGACCAGCCCTCGCTAAGGGACGTGCTCCTTTTCCCCCTCCTCAAGCCCAAACGGGAGCTGGCGGAAGAAGAGGCCTAA
- a CDS encoding GreA/GreB family elongation factor has product MAREVKLTKAGYERLMKQLEQERQRLQEATQILQELMESSDDYDDSGLEAAKQEKARIEARIDSLEDVLSRAVILEEATTEVIGLGSVVELEDPVTGERLEVQVVSPAEASVLETPMKISDASPMGKALLGHRVGDVLALETPKGKKEFRVVAVHA; this is encoded by the coding sequence ATGGCGCGCGAGGTGAAGCTAACCAAGGCCGGCTACGAGCGGCTCATGAAGCAGCTGGAGCAAGAGCGGCAGCGCCTCCAGGAGGCCACCCAAATCCTGCAAGAGCTCATGGAGTCCTCCGACGACTACGACGACTCCGGGCTGGAAGCGGCCAAGCAGGAGAAGGCCCGCATCGAGGCCCGCATCGACTCCCTGGAGGACGTTCTTTCCCGGGCGGTGATCCTCGAGGAGGCCACCACCGAGGTCATCGGCTTGGGCTCCGTGGTGGAGCTGGAAGACCCCGTGACCGGGGAGCGGCTGGAGGTGCAGGTGGTCTCCCCCGCCGAGGCCAGCGTCCTGGAAACCCCCATGAAGATCTCCGACGCCTCCCCCATGGGCAAGGCCCTCCTGGGCCACCGGGTGGGGGACGTGCTGGCGCTAGAAACCCCCAAGGGCAAGAAGGAGTTCCGGGTAGTGGCGGTTCACGCATGA
- a CDS encoding methylmalonyl-CoA mutase family protein, whose product MRKKHDWLRETYQKSLEKMPERPVAHRTLSDIAPEPLYTPEDIGVLDPEYEEKRGYPGEYPFTRGVYGSMYRSKLWTMRMFAGFGTAEQTNERFKKLLKAGQTGLSVAFDLPTLMGYDSDHPLSKGEVGKCGVAVSSLADMEILFDGINLEEVTTSMTINSPANAIWAMYLAVAKKKGYDWKKLGGTIQNDILKEFIAQKEFIFPPEPSVKLVIDTFEWGPKNVPKWNFISVSGYHIREAGSTAVQELAWTLADGFEYVEAALQRGLDVDEFAPRISFFFDVHNDFFEEIAKFRAARRIWAKEMRHRYGAKNPQSWMLRTHAQTAGVSLTAQQPLNNIARVAIQALAAVLGGTNSLHTDAYDEALALPTEESATIALRTQQIIAYETGVTHTIDPLAGSYYVEWLTDEMERQAMAIIEEIRRMGGVVRAIEEGYFLRELAEASYRYQQEVERKERIIVGVNAFTDEIPLKVPIQLVDPEVERVQAERLARVRRERDPRRVEEALAGLRRAAVEGQNTMPHFVECALAYCTLGEMMDVLREVYGTYQEPAYV is encoded by the coding sequence ATGCGCAAGAAGCACGACTGGCTCAGGGAGACCTACCAGAAGAGCCTGGAGAAGATGCCCGAGAGGCCCGTGGCCCACCGCACCCTCTCGGACATCGCCCCAGAGCCCCTCTACACCCCCGAGGACATCGGCGTCCTGGACCCCGAGTACGAGGAGAAGCGGGGCTACCCCGGGGAGTACCCGTTCACCCGGGGGGTCTACGGCTCCATGTACCGCTCCAAGCTGTGGACCATGCGGATGTTCGCCGGCTTCGGCACCGCCGAGCAGACCAACGAGCGCTTCAAGAAGCTCTTGAAGGCGGGCCAGACCGGGCTTTCCGTGGCCTTTGACCTCCCCACCCTCATGGGCTACGACTCCGACCACCCCCTCTCCAAGGGGGAGGTGGGGAAGTGCGGGGTGGCGGTTTCCAGCCTGGCGGACATGGAGATCCTCTTTGACGGGATCAACCTCGAGGAGGTCACCACCTCCATGACCATCAACAGCCCCGCCAACGCCATCTGGGCCATGTACCTGGCGGTGGCCAAGAAGAAGGGCTACGACTGGAAGAAGCTCGGGGGAACCATCCAAAACGACATCCTCAAGGAGTTCATCGCCCAGAAGGAGTTCATCTTCCCTCCCGAGCCCAGCGTGAAGCTGGTCATCGACACCTTCGAGTGGGGGCCCAAGAACGTCCCCAAGTGGAACTTCATCTCCGTTTCCGGCTACCACATCCGGGAAGCCGGAAGCACCGCCGTGCAGGAGCTGGCCTGGACCTTGGCGGACGGCTTTGAGTACGTGGAGGCGGCCCTGCAGCGGGGCCTGGACGTGGACGAGTTCGCCCCTCGGATCAGCTTCTTCTTTGACGTCCACAACGACTTCTTTGAGGAGATCGCCAAGTTCCGCGCGGCGAGGCGCATCTGGGCCAAGGAGATGCGCCACCGCTACGGGGCCAAGAACCCGCAAAGCTGGATGCTCCGCACCCACGCCCAGACGGCGGGCGTCTCCCTCACCGCCCAGCAGCCCTTGAACAACATCGCCCGGGTGGCCATCCAAGCCCTGGCGGCGGTGCTCGGGGGAACCAACAGCCTCCACACCGACGCCTACGATGAGGCCCTGGCCCTGCCCACGGAGGAAAGCGCCACCATCGCCCTAAGGACCCAGCAGATCATCGCCTACGAGACGGGCGTCACCCACACCATTGACCCCTTGGCGGGGAGCTACTACGTGGAGTGGCTCACCGACGAGATGGAGCGCCAGGCCATGGCCATCATCGAGGAGATCCGACGCATGGGCGGCGTGGTGCGGGCCATTGAGGAGGGCTACTTCCTGCGGGAGCTGGCCGAGGCCAGCTACCGCTACCAGCAGGAGGTGGAGCGGAAAGAGCGGATCATCGTGGGGGTGAACGCCTTCACCGACGAGATCCCCCTCAAGGTTCCCATCCAGCTGGTGGACCCCGAGGTGGAACGGGTGCAGGCGGAGCGCCTAGCCCGCGTGCGGCGAGAGCGGGACCCCAGGCGGGTGGAGGAGGCCCTGGCGGGGTTGCGCCGGGCGGCGGTGGAGGGGCAGAACACCATGCCCCACTTCGTGGAGTGCGCCCTGGCCTACTGCACTTTGGGGGAGATGATGGACGTGCTCAGGGAGGTCTACGGTACCTACCAGGAGCCCGCTTACGTGTAG
- a CDS encoding NfeD family protein translates to MRAVKRLLALALLLPLALGKTYLIPIQGEIDPALAVFVEEALSRAEREGASGVAFLIDTPGGRVDAAIRMADRILQTPLPTLAVVQNAFSAGALIALACRQMAMLPGSEIGAALPLVAPPLGQPQAADQKVVSALKGKFRAVAEARGRPVELAEAMVDPNVEVPGLSAKGEPLTLSAEKAVELKVADFKAASLAEALAQAGFSREVERLEPGPRVQVARFLTSSTVAGLLLALGLLFLLLELFTPGFGVMGALGLALLALYFAGGWLAGLSGAFELLLFFLGVGLLLAEAFLFPGFGLAGALGVGSILASVYFTFGENALLVIAIAVIALGLGLLLVFRYLPRTRPARALVLESAIAEHATEEVVEVGSVGVALTDLRPGGVARFGNKRVDVVAHRGFIPKGTSIRVVEVRGPTVLVEPLEE, encoded by the coding sequence ATGAGGGCGGTGAAAAGGCTTTTGGCCCTAGCCTTATTGCTCCCCCTGGCCCTGGGAAAGACCTACCTCATCCCCATCCAAGGGGAGATCGACCCGGCCCTGGCGGTCTTCGTGGAAGAGGCCCTCTCCCGGGCGGAGCGGGAAGGGGCAAGCGGCGTGGCCTTTCTCATCGACACCCCTGGCGGGCGGGTGGACGCCGCCATCCGCATGGCCGACCGCATCCTGCAAACCCCCCTCCCCACCCTGGCCGTGGTGCAAAACGCCTTTTCCGCCGGGGCCCTCATCGCCCTCGCCTGCCGCCAGATGGCCATGCTCCCCGGCTCGGAGATCGGGGCCGCCCTGCCCCTGGTGGCCCCGCCCTTAGGCCAACCCCAGGCGGCGGACCAAAAGGTGGTCTCCGCCCTCAAGGGCAAGTTCCGCGCCGTGGCCGAGGCCAGGGGGCGGCCCGTGGAGCTGGCCGAGGCCATGGTAGACCCCAATGTGGAGGTCCCGGGCCTTTCCGCCAAGGGCGAGCCCCTCACCCTTTCCGCCGAAAAGGCGGTGGAGCTCAAGGTGGCGGACTTCAAGGCGGCCAGCCTGGCCGAGGCCTTGGCCCAAGCGGGCTTCAGCCGCGAGGTGGAGCGCCTGGAGCCGGGACCCCGGGTGCAGGTGGCCCGCTTCCTCACCAGCTCCACCGTGGCGGGGCTCCTCCTCGCCCTCGGGCTTTTGTTCCTCCTCCTAGAGCTTTTCACCCCAGGGTTTGGCGTCATGGGAGCCTTGGGCCTGGCCCTTTTGGCCCTCTACTTCGCCGGAGGTTGGCTTGCGGGGCTTTCCGGGGCCTTTGAGCTCCTCCTCTTCTTCCTGGGGGTGGGCCTCCTTTTGGCGGAGGCCTTCCTCTTTCCCGGCTTTGGCCTGGCGGGGGCCTTGGGGGTGGGGTCCATCTTGGCCTCCGTTTACTTCACCTTCGGGGAAAATGCCCTTCTCGTCATCGCCATTGCCGTGATCGCCCTGGGGCTTGGCCTCTTGCTGGTCTTCCGCTACCTGCCCAGGACCCGGCCCGCCCGGGCCTTGGTGCTGGAAAGCGCCATCGCCGAGCACGCCACGGAAGAGGTGGTGGAGGTGGGCTCGGTGGGGGTGGCCCTCACCGACCTCCGCCCGGGAGGCGTGGCGCGGTTTGGCAACAAGCGGGTGGACGTGGTGGCCCACCGCGGCTTCATCCCCAAGGGGACGAGCATCCGGGTGGTGGAGGTGCGGGGGCCCACGGTGTTGGTGGAACCTTTGGAGGAATAG
- a CDS encoding cation diffusion facilitator family transporter, producing MAERAAWVSFLVALLVLGLKALAYLLTGSVALLSDALESTVNVAAALAALAAIRLAHKPPDETHPFGHTKAEYFSAVLEGALVVVAALLIAKEALPRLLKPMPLEGLGPGLGVSLLATGVNALLAVHLLKEGRRHRSPALTADGYHVLSDVLTSLGVLAGVGLAGLTGFWLLDPLLALLVAGNILLMGFRLVRQSVGGLMDEGLSPEEVERIQSVIQAHLKGRALEVHDLKTRRAGPKSFLEFHLVVPGKTSVEEAHRLCDELERALEEAFPGLSVTIHVEPESERQA from the coding sequence GTGGCGGAGCGGGCCGCCTGGGTTAGCTTTTTGGTGGCCCTTCTGGTTCTGGGGCTCAAGGCTTTGGCCTACCTCCTCACGGGCTCCGTGGCCCTCCTTTCCGACGCCCTGGAGTCCACGGTGAACGTGGCCGCCGCCTTGGCGGCCCTGGCCGCCATCCGCTTGGCGCACAAGCCCCCAGACGAAACCCACCCCTTCGGCCACACCAAGGCCGAGTACTTCTCTGCGGTGCTGGAAGGGGCTTTGGTGGTGGTGGCCGCCCTTCTCATCGCCAAAGAGGCCTTGCCCCGCCTCCTCAAGCCCATGCCCTTGGAGGGCTTAGGCCCGGGGCTTGGGGTGAGCCTGCTCGCCACAGGCGTAAACGCCCTTTTGGCCGTACACCTCCTCAAGGAGGGCCGCCGCCACCGCTCCCCCGCCCTCACCGCCGACGGCTACCACGTGCTTTCCGACGTCCTCACCTCCTTGGGGGTCCTGGCCGGGGTGGGGCTCGCCGGGCTCACGGGGTTCTGGCTTTTGGACCCCCTTCTCGCCCTCCTGGTGGCGGGGAATATCCTGCTCATGGGCTTCCGCCTGGTGCGGCAGTCCGTGGGCGGGCTCATGGACGAAGGGCTCTCCCCGGAAGAGGTGGAGCGGATCCAAAGCGTCATCCAGGCCCACCTAAAAGGGCGGGCTCTGGAGGTGCACGACCTCAAGACCCGCCGTGCCGGACCCAAGAGCTTTTTGGAGTTTCACCTAGTGGTACCGGGAAAGACCAGCGTGGAGGAGGCCCACCGCCTCTGCGACGAGCTGGAAAGGGCCCTGGAAGAGGCCTTTCCCGGGCTTTCCGTCACCATCCACGTGGAGCCGGAAAGCGAACGCCAGGCGTAA
- the ybeY gene encoding rRNA maturation RNase YbeY — translation MVEIVANKRPPRGLKPRLRRALTALMEELGVGDKAVTVILSGDRRLKALKRLWWGEDEATDVLSFPHYEPGDPFVPPHLGDIWISLDTAKRQAEAREAPLEEEVLVLAAHGLWHLLGHDHQKEEDWEGFRRVQERILAL, via the coding sequence GTGGTGGAGATCGTAGCCAATAAGCGCCCCCCCAGGGGCCTTAAGCCAAGGCTCCGCCGCGCCCTCACCGCCCTCATGGAGGAGCTGGGGGTGGGGGACAAGGCGGTGACGGTGATCTTAAGCGGGGACCGCCGCCTTAAGGCCCTCAAGCGCCTTTGGTGGGGGGAGGACGAGGCCACGGACGTCCTTTCCTTTCCCCACTACGAGCCCGGGGACCCCTTCGTTCCCCCCCACCTGGGGGACATTTGGATCAGCCTGGACACCGCCAAGCGCCAAGCGGAAGCCCGGGAGGCACCCTTGGAGGAGGAAGTTTTGGTCCTGGCGGCCCATGGGCTATGGCACCTTTTGGGCCACGACCACCAGAAGGAGGAGGATTGGGAGGGGTTCCGCCGCGTCCAAGAGAGGATCCTCGCCCTCTAA
- a CDS encoding PaaI family thioesterase, with translation MKAIQLYYPPEWAHCYGCGYLNAHGLHIKTYWQAERGESETRFTPSPYHTAIPGFVYGGLLASLVDCHSTATAAAAKAAAEGISLEAHPLRFVTASLKVDYLKPTPLGPELLLVGRPQEVKGKKVVVATELYAEGVLTVRGEAVLISIGEEFGRSKSAPGGG, from the coding sequence ATGAAGGCCATCCAGCTCTACTACCCGCCGGAATGGGCCCACTGCTACGGGTGCGGCTACCTGAACGCCCACGGCCTCCACATCAAGACGTACTGGCAGGCGGAGCGGGGGGAGAGCGAAACCCGCTTCACCCCAAGCCCCTACCACACCGCCATTCCTGGCTTCGTCTACGGGGGGCTCCTCGCCTCCTTGGTGGACTGCCACTCCACCGCCACCGCCGCCGCGGCCAAGGCAGCGGCGGAAGGGATTAGCCTCGAGGCCCACCCCTTGCGCTTCGTGACGGCAAGCCTGAAGGTGGACTACCTCAAGCCCACCCCCTTAGGGCCCGAGCTCCTCCTGGTGGGCCGGCCCCAAGAGGTCAAGGGCAAGAAGGTGGTGGTGGCCACCGAGCTCTACGCCGAGGGCGTCCTCACGGTTCGGGGGGAGGCGGTTCTGATATCGATCGGCGAGGAGTTCGGGCGTTCCAAATCCGCTCCAGGTGGTGGATAA
- a CDS encoding PhoH family protein: MARNPEEAQRLVIPLKPEETLAFLGQADRNLKKLRALLREAFGDRLKLVARGEGVELSGDPEAVAVAERAVRDLLALLRQGAELDEPTLEQAVALAQGGEGLYQATTPETELALPGRLRPKTPGQKRYVEAIAKHDITFGIGPAGTGKTYLAVAMAVSHLKARRVKRIVLTRPAVEAGEKLGFLPGDIQAKVDPYLRPLYDALFDMIDAERFEQYLQAGIIEVAPLAFMRGRTLNDAFIILDEAQNTTPEQMKMFLTRMGFSSKMVITGDVTQIDLPKHQKSGLIEATRILRGIEGIAFIYFKESDVVRHPLVARIIKAYEEAERGGDRSQ; encoded by the coding sequence ATGGCACGAAATCCTGAAGAAGCCCAAAGGCTTGTGATCCCCCTAAAACCCGAGGAAACCCTGGCCTTTTTAGGCCAAGCGGACCGGAACCTAAAAAAGCTAAGGGCTCTTTTGCGGGAGGCCTTTGGGGACCGGCTCAAGCTGGTGGCCCGGGGCGAAGGGGTGGAGCTTTCCGGCGACCCCGAGGCGGTGGCGGTGGCGGAACGGGCCGTGCGGGACCTCTTGGCCCTCCTACGGCAAGGGGCCGAGCTGGACGAGCCCACCCTGGAACAGGCGGTGGCCCTAGCGCAAGGGGGGGAAGGCCTCTACCAGGCCACCACCCCGGAAACCGAACTGGCCCTCCCCGGGCGCCTCCGCCCCAAGACCCCGGGGCAAAAGCGCTACGTGGAGGCCATCGCCAAGCACGACATCACCTTCGGCATCGGGCCCGCAGGCACGGGCAAGACCTACCTGGCGGTGGCCATGGCGGTGAGCCACCTCAAGGCGAGGCGGGTGAAGCGCATCGTCCTCACCCGGCCGGCGGTGGAAGCGGGGGAAAAGCTGGGCTTTTTGCCAGGGGACATCCAGGCCAAGGTGGACCCCTACCTCAGGCCCCTGTACGATGCCCTCTTTGACATGATCGACGCCGAGCGCTTTGAGCAGTACCTACAGGCCGGCATCATTGAGGTGGCACCTTTGGCCTTCATGAGAGGGCGCACCTTGAACGACGCCTTCATCATCCTGGACGAGGCGCAAAACACCACCCCCGAGCAGATGAAGATGTTCCTCACCCGCATGGGCTTCTCCTCCAAAATGGTCATCACCGGGGACGTGACCCAGATTGACCTGCCCAAGCACCAGAAGTCGGGCCTCATCGAGGCCACCCGTATCCTCCGGGGCATTGAGGGCATCGCCTTCATCTACTTCAAGGAGTCCGACGTGGTGCGCCACCCCCTGGTGGCCCGCATCATCAAGGCCTACGAGGAAGCCGAGCGTGGTGGAGATCGTAGCCAATAA
- a CDS encoding diacylglycerol kinase yields the protein MGGVPPRPREDPRPLKGVVRSFGYAWEGLVYAWRVQRNFRIEVLLGLLAVGLALWLGVNPVPILLLVALVLSLELLNTALEALTDLASPVYHPLAKRAKDTAAAAVLLASLLAFLTGLWLFLPPLLARLGLS from the coding sequence TTGGGAGGGGTTCCGCCGCGTCCAAGAGAGGATCCTCGCCCTCTAAAAGGGGTGGTGCGCTCCTTTGGCTACGCCTGGGAGGGCCTGGTCTACGCTTGGCGCGTGCAGCGGAACTTTCGTATTGAAGTGCTCTTAGGCCTTTTGGCGGTGGGCCTGGCCCTTTGGCTTGGGGTGAACCCGGTGCCGATCCTCCTCCTGGTGGCCCTGGTCCTCTCCCTGGAGCTTCTCAACACCGCCCTCGAGGCCCTCACCGACCTGGCAAGCCCCGTCTACCACCCCCTGGCCAAGCGGGCCAAGGACACCGCGGCGGCGGCGGTCCTCCTGGCCAGTCTCCTCGCCTTCCTCACGGGGCTTTGGCTCTTCCTCCCCCCCCTTCTCGCCCGCCTTGGGCTAAGCTAA
- a CDS encoding cobalamin B12-binding domain-containing protein: MQGMDRRIRVLIAKPGLDGHDRGAKVVARALRDAGMEVIYTGLRQTPEMIVSAAIQEDVDAIGLSILSGAHMHYFREVKRLLDEAGASDILLFGGGIIPDEDVPKLKELGVAAVFGPGTSTQDIVDFLKQRVPERWRAQGLA, translated from the coding sequence ATGCAAGGGATGGACCGGCGCATACGGGTGCTCATCGCCAAACCGGGCCTGGACGGGCACGACCGGGGAGCCAAGGTGGTGGCCCGGGCCCTTAGGGATGCGGGAATGGAGGTGATCTACACCGGGCTTCGGCAAACCCCCGAGATGATCGTCTCCGCCGCCATCCAGGAGGACGTGGACGCCATCGGGCTTTCCATCCTCTCCGGGGCGCACATGCACTACTTCCGCGAGGTGAAGCGCCTTTTGGACGAGGCGGGGGCTTCGGACATCCTCCTTTTCGGGGGGGGCATCATCCCCGACGAGGACGTGCCCAAGCTCAAGGAGCTCGGGGTGGCGGCGGTCTTCGGCCCCGGCACCAGCACCCAGGACATCGTGGACTTCCTAAAGCAACGGGTACCCGAGCGCTGGAGGGCCCAGGGGCTGGCATGA
- a CDS encoding MBL fold metallo-hydrolase, with protein MDRRRFIGISGGLLMVGLSPAWGQGRSPKGVNGGGFYRFALGRIAVTVLSDGQSAPGPLLPNWGANPELQEAFRRTLEENFLNPDATRNNFNPVLLDLGEARLLVDTGRGAAAGGRLLAHLELAGYAPEDITHVFLTHGHPDHIGGLVDGAGRPAFPQAAHLMGQVDLDYWLKNPTPAVERALLPLRDRIRPVEDGEEILPGVRAVASYGHTPGHMSLEVLSEGKRLFVFGDAAGHYLLSLRFPQAYLGFDMDKEGVVRTRARLFQKVSEEKALITAYHFPWPAVGHLRREGEGYAFVPAFFEF; from the coding sequence ATGGACCGCAGGCGGTTTATCGGGATTTCGGGCGGGCTTCTTATGGTGGGGCTTTCCCCCGCCTGGGGCCAGGGGCGCTCCCCCAAGGGGGTGAACGGGGGTGGGTTCTACCGCTTCGCCCTGGGGCGGATAGCGGTCACGGTGCTCTCCGACGGCCAGTCGGCCCCGGGGCCCCTTCTCCCCAACTGGGGGGCGAACCCGGAGCTCCAGGAGGCCTTCCGCCGCACCCTGGAGGAGAACTTCCTCAACCCGGACGCCACCCGCAACAACTTCAACCCCGTCCTCCTGGACCTGGGGGAGGCTAGGCTCCTGGTGGACACGGGCCGGGGGGCGGCGGCGGGGGGGAGGCTTTTGGCCCATCTGGAGCTTGCCGGCTACGCCCCTGAGGACATCACCCACGTCTTCCTCACCCACGGCCACCCCGACCACATCGGGGGGCTGGTGGACGGGGCGGGAAGGCCGGCCTTCCCCCAGGCGGCCCACCTCATGGGGCAGGTGGATCTGGACTACTGGCTGAAAAACCCCACCCCCGCCGTGGAGCGGGCCCTCCTGCCCCTAAGGGACCGCATCCGCCCCGTGGAGGACGGGGAGGAGATCCTGCCCGGGGTGAGGGCGGTGGCCTCGTATGGGCACACTCCAGGGCATATGAGCCTCGAGGTCCTCTCGGAGGGGAAAAGGCTTTTCGTTTTCGGCGACGCCGCCGGGCACTACCTCCTTTCCCTGCGCTTCCCCCAGGCCTATCTGGGCTTTGACATGGACAAGGAGGGGGTGGTGCGCACCCGGGCCCGGCTCTTCCAAAAGGTGAGCGAGGAAAAGGCCCTCATCACCGCCTACCACTTCCCCTGGCCCGCCGTGGGCCACCTCCGGCGGGAAGGGGAGGGGTACGCCTTCGTCCCCGCCTTCTTCGAGTTCTAG
- the floA gene encoding flotillin-like protein FloA (flotillin-like protein involved in membrane lipid rafts) produces the protein MEGLGVLFLAFLVLVFVFLFFSFIPVGLWISAWAAGVRVPLLTLVAMRLRRVPPAKIIYPLIKATKAGLDVRLDRLEAHYLAGGNVDRVVDALIAADKAGIKLTFDRAAAIDLAGRDVLEAVRVSVNPKVIQTPMVAAVAKDGIQLLATARVTVRANIDRLVGGAGEETIIARVGEGIVTTIGSANSHKEVLENPDRISKTVLEKGLDAGTAFEILSVDIADVDVGKNIGAQLQIDQAEADKKIAQAKAEERRAMAVAAEQENRALVEAMRAKLVEAQAQVPLALAEALRKGNLGVMDYYRLKNIEADTDMRESISRAAKPEGEE, from the coding sequence ATGGAAGGACTCGGCGTGCTCTTCCTGGCCTTTTTGGTCCTCGTCTTCGTCTTTTTGTTCTTTAGCTTCATCCCGGTGGGGCTATGGATCTCCGCCTGGGCGGCAGGGGTGCGGGTGCCCCTTCTGACCCTGGTGGCCATGCGCCTTAGGCGCGTGCCCCCGGCCAAGATCATCTACCCCCTCATCAAGGCCACCAAGGCGGGGCTGGATGTGCGGTTGGACCGCCTCGAGGCCCACTACCTGGCGGGGGGCAACGTGGACCGGGTGGTGGACGCCCTCATCGCCGCCGATAAGGCGGGCATCAAGCTCACCTTTGACCGGGCGGCGGCCATAGACCTGGCGGGGCGAGACGTCTTGGAGGCGGTGCGGGTTTCCGTGAACCCTAAGGTGATCCAGACCCCCATGGTGGCCGCTGTGGCCAAGGACGGGATCCAGCTCCTCGCCACCGCTCGGGTTACGGTGCGGGCCAACATCGACCGCCTGGTGGGCGGGGCCGGGGAGGAAACCATCATCGCCCGGGTGGGGGAAGGCATCGTCACCACCATCGGCAGCGCCAACTCCCACAAAGAGGTCCTGGAAAACCCCGACCGCATCTCCAAGACCGTTCTGGAAAAGGGTCTGGACGCCGGCACCGCCTTCGAGATCCTCTCCGTGGACATCGCCGACGTGGACGTGGGCAAGAACATCGGGGCCCAGCTCCAGATCGACCAAGCGGAGGCGGACAAGAAGATCGCCCAGGCCAAGGCGGAGGAGCGCCGGGCCATGGCCGTGGCCGCCGAGCAGGAAAACCGGGCGTTGGTGGAGGCTATGCGGGCCAAGCTGGTGGAGGCCCAGGCCCAGGTGCCCTTGGCCCTGGCGGAGGCCCTGCGCAAGGGCAACCTTGGGGTCATGGATTACTACCGCTTGAAGAACATCGAAGCGGACACGGACATGCGGGAGTCCATCAGCCGTGCCGCCAAACCCGAGGGTGAGGAATGA